In Hyphomicrobium denitrificans ATCC 51888, the DNA window GCCGAGTACGTCCTGATGATGAAGGACTGGCGTCTTTCGCCCGAGGGGACGTTCCTGCCGTTTTCGACGGACGCAGGCGCGGCGAAGGCGGGCACGTCGGGCACCGTGCGTTCGGTCAACGGCGAGAAAACGGCAGTCTTCAAGGTGCCGTCATCGGCTAACGTGCGCATTCGATTTTACAACGTCGATCCGACGCGGATTTCCGAAATCGGCTTCGAGGATGGAGAAGCGGCGATCATCGCGATTGACGGTAACGGTCTCGATCCGCTGCCGCTCGTGTCGTGGCGCATGGGGCCGGCGATGCGCATCGACATCCTGCTGCGCACGGCGCCCGAGGGCGGCAAGGTTCGCCTCGTGGACTTTTTCGCGAAGGAGCCGGTCGTGCTGGCGGAGTTCGTCTCCGAAGGACCAGCGAAGCGTAGCGGCGCCTTTGTGCCGACGCCGTTGAAGGTCATGCCGTTTCCGAACGTGGACGTCGGCAACGCGCAGATCATCCCGTTCATTTTCTCGGCGACGGCAACGGGCGAGGCGCTTTCCGAGTTTGCGAAGTCCGATGTCGAAATCGGCTCGCTTTGTCTGACGAAACGCACGTTCTGGGCGATCAACAAGCAGGCGTGGTCCAGCATGGATCACAGAGATCTCGGGCCGCCTCTCGCGGTGCTCAAGTCGGGGCAGAGCTATATCTTCGATCTGCAGAACACGACGCCGCATTCGCATCCCATTCATATCCACGGGCATACGTTCGAGGTCATGAGCTCGAGCATGCGGCATGTGCAGCCGCATCGTGCCGATACCATTCTGCTGCGTCCGAACGAGCGCGTGCAGGCGGGAATCGTCGGGGGACAACCGGGGAAGTGGATGTTCCATTGCCACATCATCGATCACCAGGAAACTGGCATGATGGGCTACATCGAGGTCGCATGACCTCCGGCTTCAGACTCTGGATCAAGATCGCGCTGCTCGCCTTTGCGACGCTTTGGCCGCGTGTGGCCGATGCCGATCCGCTCGATGCCGCGATGGGCAAGGCGCTGTTCGACCGCATGTGGGTGCCGGCGCCCGCGTCGACGGATGCGTCCGACGGCCTCGGGCCGCTGTTCGTTTCGCGCTCGTGCACGGGATGTCATGGACGCGGCGAGGGTTCGCACGTCGTGACGCGCGAAGATGGCTCGCAGGATCTCGCGGGCGCCGTCGTGCGCTTCGGCGATGCTCAGGGGGCGACCGATCCTTTCTATGGGCTTGAGCTGCAGACCAACGCCGTTCCGGGGCTGATGCCAGAGGGAACCGTGCGCTATCTTCCGAAGCTCGATCTCAAGCTGAACGACCGGGCGCTGGCGGACGGCATCAAGGCTGGCGTGCGCCAAGCGCCGTCGCTGTTCGGCCGCGCGGCGTTCGATAACGTCACGGACGCCGAAATCCTGAAGCGCGTTGATGCGGACGATCGCGATGGCGACGGCGTCAGGGGTCGCGCGAACGTCATTGCGGGGCGCATCGGCCGGTATGGCTGGAAAGCGGCGCAGGTGACGCTCGAAGAGCAAGTCGCGCACGCGTTTGCGTTCGACATGGGTCTGTCGAGCCCGAAGCAGCCGCGGCCCTACGGCGATTGCACAATTCTGGAAACCGCGTGTCTTGCTGCGCCCAACGGTGAGAGCGTCTTGTTCAAGGGCCGCGAGCTGTCGGACGATATTCTGAGAGTCGTCTCGGTGTATCTCGGGACGTTGCGGGCGCGGCACAGGGCCACCGATCCGGAAGCCGTAGCTCTCTTTGCCAAAGCCGGCTGCGCCACGTGCCACGTGCCGTCTCTGGCGACCCGCGACGGCGGCACCGTCACCGCATTTACCGATCTGCTGCTTCACGATATGGGATCGGCGCTCGACGATGGCGTCGGAGAACCGGGCGTCAAGCCGCAGGAATGGCGGACGGCGCCGTTGATCGACGGGCATGTGCGCGAGAAGGAACGCCGCTTCCTTCACGACGGCTCGGCGGCAAACGTGGCGGAAGCGGTGGCGAAACACGGCGGCGAAGGCGCGCGGAGCCGGGATCTCTTCAACGCGCTGAAGCCGGAAGACAGACAACGACTGGTCGATTACGTGAGCGGATTATGAATGCGACGATGAAAGTGCTGCTTTCCTTTTTGATTACGCTGACACTGACGACGGCGGCGATGTCCGCCAACGCGCCTCCGAGCCATTTGGAGCTGACGCGGACGGCGATCGACACGCATATCATTCCGCACATCGACGCTCTGAAGAGTTCCGCAGATGCGCTGCCTCCGGCCGTCGAGGCCGTCTGCAAAACAGGTTCGGAAGAGGCGCGGCGCACGCTGGACGAGAAATTCGCCGCGGCCGTCACGGCTTATGCAGGGATCGATTTCCTGCGCTTCGGGCCGATGCTTGAAAATGGACGACGCGAACAGATTTCCTTCTGGCCCGATCCGCGCGGTTTCGTTGCGCGGCAGTTGCGCATGATCCTCCTGAACAAAGACGCCAAGCTCGCCGAACCCGGCGCGCTTGCGAAGCAGAGTGCGGCCGTGCAGGGGCTTCCGGCGCTCGAATTCCTGATGCGCGACAGCGAGGTTCCTCTCGGGCCGACGGAGCCGGCGCAGTTCCGGTGCGTCATGGCGCAGGCGATTGCGCACAACATCGTGCGGGTGGTGGGCGAAGTTTCCGATGGCTGGGAAAAGCCGGGTGGCTGGAAAGACAAGATGCTGAGCCCCGGACCCGACAACGACACCTATCGGAATGAGAACGAGTCGGCGGTTGAGATCGTGAAAGCGTTTCTGATCGGCATCTCGTTGACGGCGGATCTGCAACTAAAGCCGCAGGTCGATACGAAGATCAGGCTGTCGCCGCCCTACAATAAATCCGGGCTGCAAAAGCAGGTTTACGCGGCGAGCATCGCGTCGCTGCGACAGCTCTACGATGCGATGCATCTCGAAGCGTATCTGAAGCCCGACATGGCCTGGATGAAAGGCTGGTCGCAGGGAACGTGGCGGACGATCGAGGCTATCGATGGCGCGGGAGGCCGCTCGTCGCATGCGCAGCGCAAGGATACGCCGACTTCGCGAGAGGTTTTCGACCGCATGAACGGATTGCGCAACATCGTAGCCAATCGCTTAGCGACAGCAGCGGGATTGACGGTGGGATTTAATGAGCTTGACGGTGATTGATCGCAGATCGTTGCTGCTCGGCACGCTGGCGTTCGTCGGTGCGGCGTACCAGAGCAAGGCGTTGGCTTCGGCGGCCGATCGCGACATCGCGTATGTCGCCACGGCGCGGAAGGGCATGAAGAATTATTGCGTTCTTCTGCTTCGTGCCGACGGCTCGATCGTGCGCGAAGTTCCGCTGACGGCGCGGGGGCATGACATCGCCTATCATCGTCCGTCGGGGCGGGTCGCGGTGTTCGCGCGGCGGCCGGGTGTGTTTGGCGTGGCCTTCGATATCGACAAGGCGACGCCGCCGCACGTCTTCACGCCGGGCAAGGATCGTCACTACTACGGGCACGGCGGATTTTCGCAGGACGGGCGGCTGCTTTACACATCGGAAGCGGACGTCGAGAGCGAGATCGGTCTCATCGGCATTTACGACGTGGCGCGCGGCTACAAAAAAATCGGCGAGCATCAGAGCTACGGCATCGGGCCGCACGAAATCATGCTGCTGGCGGACGGCAAGACGATCGCGGTCGGGAATGGCGGCCTCGATACGGTGCCCGATGCCGGACGCGAAAATCTGAATGTCGATACGATGGAGCCGTCGCTGGCTTTCGTCGACGCGGAAAGCGGCAAGCTCGTCGCCAAGCACGCGATGACGGGCGATCTCAAGTCATTGTCGATCCGGCATGTGACGCAGGACAAGACTGGGCTCATCTGGTTCGGCGGACAATGGGAAGGAAGCCCGAGCGTGACGCCGCAGATCGTCGGCAGCGCCGGGCTCGATCGTGAGCTGAAGCTGGTCGACGCGCCGGGCGGCGGCAAGGGTCTGCGCGGGTACATCGGCGCGATGGCGGTCAGCAACGACGGCCGCTTTATCGCCGCGAGCGCGCCGAAGGCGGGGCACGTTCTCTACGTCGATTCCGAAACCAGCGCGGTCGTAGGCAAAAGCGATCTCAAGGACGTTTGCGGCTTGTCGTCGGAGGGCGATCATAACTTCGCCGCGTCGTCGGGGTTCGGCGTCATCCGCTACGAGACGGCGCAAGCGCGGGTCGTTTCCGAGCATACGCTTCAGAACATTGCCTTCGACAACCATTTGCGGCGGATTGCCTGAATTTTCAGGCGGCCGCACGGTCCGGCGGCGCCTACCGCCGGTTGCTACTCTGTCGCGATTGCGCTTTCGGGGCGTCGAGGCTAGAAGCGCGAAATGGCGAACCCCTCGGTCAAAGTAAACGCGAAAGCGCGGCGTGCTGCGCACGGCTCCGACACGGCAGCCGCGCCAAAGGTCGGCTTCGTGTCGCTTGGCTGCCCGAAGGCGCTGGTCGACAGCGAACGGATCATCACCAAGCTCCGCGCTGAAGGCTACATGATCGCGAGCGACTATGAGGGCGCGGACGTCGTCGTCGTCAACACGTGCGGTTTTCTCGATTCCGCGAAGAAGGAAAGCCTGGACGCGATCGGCGAGGCCATGAACGCGAATGGCCGCGTGATCGTCACCGGATGCTTCGGTGTCGAGGAGAACCGCATTCGCGACGCGCATCCGGGCGTGCTCGCGGTCACAGGTCCGCATCAGTATGAGCAGGTGGTCGAGGCGGTGCACGACGCCGTACCGCCGCTGCACGATCCGTTCGTCGATCTGGTGCCCCCGGAAGGGCTGCGGCTGACGCCGCGCCATTATGCGTATCTGAAGATTTCGGAAGGCTGCAACAACCGCTGCTCGTTCTGCATCATTCCGGCGCTGCGCGGCGATCTCGCCAGCAGGCCGTCGAACCATGTGATGGGCGAGGCGGAGCGTCTGGTGAATGCTGGCGTCAAGGAACTGCTCGTCATCAGCCAGGATACGAGCGCTTACGGCCTCGATATCAAATACGCCGAGAGCGCCTGGAAGGGCGCGCCGCTGAAAGCGCGGTTTCTCGATCTGTCGCGGGCGCTGGGCGATCTCGGCGTCTGGGTGCGGATGCATTACGTCTACCCGTATCCGCACGTCGATGACGTCATTCCGCTGATGGCGGACGGCAAAATCCTGCCGTACCTCGACATCCCGTTCCAGCATGCGTCGCCCGCGGTGTTGAAAGCTATGCGGCGGCCGGCGGCGCAGGAGAAAACCGCGGAGCGCATCCGTCGCTGGCGCGAGGTCTGTCCCGATCTTGCGATCCGCTCGACGTTCATCGTCGGTTTTCCCGGCGAGACGGAAGAGGATTTCGCGTTTCTGCTCGACTGGCTGAAGGAAGCGGGCATCAATCGCGCCGGATGCTTCAAGTACGAGCCTGTCGAGGGCGCGAAGGCGAACGCGATCGATGGCGCGGTGCCTGATGAAGTGAAAGAGGAACGCTGGCATCGCTTCATGGCCGTGCAGAAGGATGTCAGCAGCGCGCAGCTGGAGCGCAAACTCGGGCAGACGATCGACGTTCTGATCGACGAAGTCGACGAGGACGGCGCGATCGGGCGCTCGAAGTGGGATGCGCCCGAGATCGATGGCAACGTGTTCCTGAACGGCGAGCGCGACGTGAACGCGGGCGACATCGTGCGTGCCAAAGTCGTTGAGGCCGGAGACTACGATCTCTGGGCCGAACGCGTTTCGGCGAACGGTTAGTTGCCTTCCAGCGGGAGCGCGCCAGACGCTTCGGGCTTCGCCTTGTTTTCCGGCTCGACGTGAATAACGACTTCCGATCCTTCGATCTCGGTTTCGATAGCGTTCTCGAGGCGATCGCAAATGGCGTGCGCGTCATCCACCGTCATCGAGCCGGGAACGATCAGATGAAACTCGATGAAAAGCGCGCGTCCGGCCTGCCTCGTGCGGATGTCGTGCGCTTCGAGCGCGCCGCTGCCGTTGGCTTCGATCACCTTACGGATATTGCTCTCGATCTCGGGGCTCGCCGCTTCATCCAGGAGATGCGACATCGATTGGACGGCGAGCCTGTAGCCCATCCATAAAATGTTCAGGGCCACGATGGCCGCGATCAACGGGTCGAGGATGTGCCAGCCCGTCAGAACCGCGAACGCGAGTCCGATGACGACACCGACCGAGGTGATGACGTCCGTGTAAAGGTGTTTCCCGTCGGCGACGAGCGCTGGAGAGCGCCACGATCGGCCGCGATTGATGAGCAGCCAAGCCCAGGCGCCATTGAGGATCGACGCGACGATATTGAAGACGATGCCGAGCGTGGAATGCTCGAGCTTGACGCCCTCAATCAGCGCGGATCTCGCCTTGAGAAGAATGAGTACGGCCGCGACGGCGATCATCGCGCCTTCAAACATCGCGGCGAGGAATTCCGCCTTGTGGTGTCCGAACGGATGGCCGGAGTCAGGTGGCTTTGCGCTCAGGCGGATCGCCGCGAAGGTCGTCACCGCCGTCATGACGTTGACGACGCTTTCGAGCGCGTCGGAGTAGAGCGCAACGGACCCCGACACGAGATAGGCGACGTATTTTATCACGATGACGACAAGCGCAACGGCGATATTTACCGCCGCAAGCCGCTTCACCGTGAGTGAGTCTAGCACCGCCGACATGTCGATCCGTTTTTTCCCCATCGCATCCGGCTTGCCTGCCGGATGTGCCGCCATTGCCATCAAAATGGGGAAGAGGGGCGCAAATGCCCGTCTTATCCACATGGCTCATGGGGCGGCGCCTCGCAGATAGCGGCCGAATCTGTTGCTGACAATAGCGGGGTTAAAATTTGCCGGTCCGCCTGAGCCGGCGCTCAGAGTTTGGGGGACGTCATGGCCAATTTTACGACGCACATCGCGGTAGGGACGGTCGTTTCCGGGGCTCTTGCGACGCTGACGCTCGCGGCCAATGTCGTTGCGCCGGAAAACCTCGTTGCGGTGACAATGGCCGGCGTTCTGGGTTCCGTTCTCCCTGACATCGATCTCAAGGATTCCCGTCCGAGCCGGGCTATGTTCGCGGGGCTCGCGATTTTCTTTTCGTTTGCGGTGCTGTTCAACGCGGCGACGAAATTCTCAATCGCAGAGCTTTGGATCCTTTGGCTCGGGACGCTGCTGCTGGTGCGCTATGGGCTGCACACCGTCTTTCACCGCCTTTCCGTTCACCGCGGCATCTGGCATTCGATCCTCGCCGCGGCTTTTTGCGCGGTCTTAACGGCAATCGTATTCAAGAACCTGCTGAACAAGCCTGAGGGCGTTGCGTGGCTCGGCGGCGCATTCATGTTCCTTGGATATCTCACGCATCTGACGCTCGACGAGATCTATTCCGTCGACGTCATGGATACGCGCCTGAAGTCGTCGTTCGGCACGGCGTTGAAATTCATAGACCGGCGTTACTTCTATTCGTCGCTGGCGATGGCGGCGGCCACGTTCGGCGCGATCATGATTTCGCCCTCGACGTCCACGTTCGTCGATGGCCTTGCCTCGCGCAGTCTGTGGACCGGGCTCGAGCAGCGGCTGCTGCCGCCGCATAAATGGTTCGGTCTCGTTGAGACGCCACGCTTTGCGCGCCGGCACGAGGATGGCAAAGGCGCTGACGTCGAGACCGGGTCGGTTAGTAAAATCCCAGCCGCGGCGGCACCGGTTGCAGCATCTCCGGCGGAGTTGAAGGAGACGGCTCCCGAAGCGGCGTCACCGGATACAGCGTCTGCTCCGGCAATCGAGGCAGCGCCGAGCGAGGCGGATCATCCAGCCGCTAGTGCTCCGAGCGAGACCGCAAGCCCCTGACGAAGTTGGACGTCAGTTCCTTGGCATAGATCTGAGCGGTGGCGGGCGTCAGATGCGCGCCCTTCTCGCTCGCGGCGACCGCAGATATTCCATGTACGCCAGCGAACAAAGCACGTGCGGTCGTGTCGAGTTCCTCTTGCGTCGCATTGGGAGCTAGCGGTGCCAGCGCCTTACGGACGGTGCAGGCAAGATCATCGAGATGCTCGTGAAACGGAG includes these proteins:
- a CDS encoding di-heme oxidoredictase family protein, producing MTSGFRLWIKIALLAFATLWPRVADADPLDAAMGKALFDRMWVPAPASTDASDGLGPLFVSRSCTGCHGRGEGSHVVTREDGSQDLAGAVVRFGDAQGATDPFYGLELQTNAVPGLMPEGTVRYLPKLDLKLNDRALADGIKAGVRQAPSLFGRAAFDNVTDAEILKRVDADDRDGDGVRGRANVIAGRIGRYGWKAAQVTLEEQVAHAFAFDMGLSSPKQPRPYGDCTILETACLAAPNGESVLFKGRELSDDILRVVSVYLGTLRARHRATDPEAVALFAKAGCATCHVPSLATRDGGTVTAFTDLLLHDMGSALDDGVGEPGVKPQEWRTAPLIDGHVREKERRFLHDGSAANVAEAVAKHGGEGARSRDLFNALKPEDRQRLVDYVSGL
- the rimO gene encoding 30S ribosomal protein S12 methylthiotransferase RimO: MANPSVKVNAKARRAAHGSDTAAAPKVGFVSLGCPKALVDSERIITKLRAEGYMIASDYEGADVVVVNTCGFLDSAKKESLDAIGEAMNANGRVIVTGCFGVEENRIRDAHPGVLAVTGPHQYEQVVEAVHDAVPPLHDPFVDLVPPEGLRLTPRHYAYLKISEGCNNRCSFCIIPALRGDLASRPSNHVMGEAERLVNAGVKELLVISQDTSAYGLDIKYAESAWKGAPLKARFLDLSRALGDLGVWVRMHYVYPYPHVDDVIPLMADGKILPYLDIPFQHASPAVLKAMRRPAAQEKTAERIRRWREVCPDLAIRSTFIVGFPGETEEDFAFLLDWLKEAGINRAGCFKYEPVEGAKANAIDGAVPDEVKEERWHRFMAVQKDVSSAQLERKLGQTIDVLIDEVDEDGAIGRSKWDAPEIDGNVFLNGERDVNAGDIVRAKVVEAGDYDLWAERVSANG
- a CDS encoding metal-dependent hydrolase — protein: MANFTTHIAVGTVVSGALATLTLAANVVAPENLVAVTMAGVLGSVLPDIDLKDSRPSRAMFAGLAIFFSFAVLFNAATKFSIAELWILWLGTLLLVRYGLHTVFHRLSVHRGIWHSILAAAFCAVLTAIVFKNLLNKPEGVAWLGGAFMFLGYLTHLTLDEIYSVDVMDTRLKSSFGTALKFIDRRYFYSSLAMAAATFGAIMISPSTSTFVDGLASRSLWTGLEQRLLPPHKWFGLVETPRFARRHEDGKGADVETGSVSKIPAAAAPVAASPAELKETAPEAASPDTASAPAIEAAPSEADHPAASAPSETASP
- a CDS encoding DUF1513 domain-containing protein — translated: MSLTVIDRRSLLLGTLAFVGAAYQSKALASAADRDIAYVATARKGMKNYCVLLLRADGSIVREVPLTARGHDIAYHRPSGRVAVFARRPGVFGVAFDIDKATPPHVFTPGKDRHYYGHGGFSQDGRLLYTSEADVESEIGLIGIYDVARGYKKIGEHQSYGIGPHEIMLLADGKTIAVGNGGLDTVPDAGRENLNVDTMEPSLAFVDAESGKLVAKHAMTGDLKSLSIRHVTQDKTGLIWFGGQWEGSPSVTPQIVGSAGLDRELKLVDAPGGGKGLRGYIGAMAVSNDGRFIAASAPKAGHVLYVDSETSAVVGKSDLKDVCGLSSEGDHNFAASSGFGVIRYETAQARVVSEHTLQNIAFDNHLRRIA
- a CDS encoding cation diffusion facilitator family transporter — protein: MAAHPAGKPDAMGKKRIDMSAVLDSLTVKRLAAVNIAVALVVIVIKYVAYLVSGSVALYSDALESVVNVMTAVTTFAAIRLSAKPPDSGHPFGHHKAEFLAAMFEGAMIAVAAVLILLKARSALIEGVKLEHSTLGIVFNIVASILNGAWAWLLINRGRSWRSPALVADGKHLYTDVITSVGVVIGLAFAVLTGWHILDPLIAAIVALNILWMGYRLAVQSMSHLLDEAASPEIESNIRKVIEANGSGALEAHDIRTRQAGRALFIEFHLIVPGSMTVDDAHAICDRLENAIETEIEGSEVVIHVEPENKAKPEASGALPLEGN
- a CDS encoding multicopper oxidase family protein, with product MGAAAFSGSAAATFVFGGGKAVARAPVIAQPIANDTKKLVLDLAERPAALPCFDGKTLPLWTFEEGSLYPIVRMKLGERLDTQYANHLPRAGEYVSLHWHGLRIPNDQDGVPFMTQKPVEPGSSGTYSFVPPDTGSFFFHTHCNTDEHFGRGLVGALIVEGDEIEPSDAEYVLMMKDWRLSPEGTFLPFSTDAGAAKAGTSGTVRSVNGEKTAVFKVPSSANVRIRFYNVDPTRISEIGFEDGEAAIIAIDGNGLDPLPLVSWRMGPAMRIDILLRTAPEGGKVRLVDFFAKEPVVLAEFVSEGPAKRSGAFVPTPLKVMPFPNVDVGNAQIIPFIFSATATGEALSEFAKSDVEIGSLCLTKRTFWAINKQAWSSMDHRDLGPPLAVLKSGQSYIFDLQNTTPHSHPIHIHGHTFEVMSSSMRHVQPHRADTILLRPNERVQAGIVGGQPGKWMFHCHIIDHQETGMMGYIEVA
- a CDS encoding imelysin family protein, translated to MNATMKVLLSFLITLTLTTAAMSANAPPSHLELTRTAIDTHIIPHIDALKSSADALPPAVEAVCKTGSEEARRTLDEKFAAAVTAYAGIDFLRFGPMLENGRREQISFWPDPRGFVARQLRMILLNKDAKLAEPGALAKQSAAVQGLPALEFLMRDSEVPLGPTEPAQFRCVMAQAIAHNIVRVVGEVSDGWEKPGGWKDKMLSPGPDNDTYRNENESAVEIVKAFLIGISLTADLQLKPQVDTKIRLSPPYNKSGLQKQVYAASIASLRQLYDAMHLEAYLKPDMAWMKGWSQGTWRTIEAIDGAGGRSSHAQRKDTPTSREVFDRMNGLRNIVANRLATAAGLTVGFNELDGD